AGCTACTGAAACTTGTCCTATAAAGCTCAAAACTAATCGGAAATGTGATGAAGGAGAGGATTGTCCATATCAGATAAATCTGCCTCCGATGACCATGCAGTTACCCAAAGAATTCAGACTGCTTGAGAAGACTCTCAAAGAAGTACAGACCCTTAAAGAAGCAGTAAACAAGCTGAAGAAATGCTGCCAAGATTGCAAGCTGCAGGCAGATGACAaccaagaaagagaaagcagtaaTGAATTCCTGCTACCTAATGCAGAAACtccagcagaaaacagcagaatcCAAGACAACAGAGTAAAGGAACTGCAAAGCAAAGTTAACAGAATGGCAACCAgcttaaaaaatgcaaagaaccAGATTCAGACACTGCAAGGTCGTTTAGAGAAGATGAGCCTCATAAATATGAACAACGTAGAACATTACGTTGACAGCAAAGTTGCTAATTTGACATTTGTTGTGAACAGCCTTGATAACAAATGTTCTTCTAAATGTCCAGCAATGCAACCAAGACCTGGTATGTAACCTGTTAATTCTTACTGCCTGTATAAgctttctgtgcattttataaatattaggtaaactatttaaaatatattttaactaaaTAGCTGTGTTATTAACTTCACAAGTTAAGTAGTTGCTCTTTTAGTCTTTATTTATACTCCTGTACAACATTTCAACTGCCACTAGAGGGTTACTGAGAGCTGCAGGTGTTCAGTTCCTCCTAGAATCAGACCTTATTAaggcatttaaaacattttcaaagcactttttttttgcagttcagttagtaaacatgaaaaattaacttCTTATTTTACGCCCTACTACCCTTCATTAAGGAACTACGTATATTTTCTGCTTGGGTGACAAGGGGTAAATTTTCTCTAGGTGTGCTTTAGAAAACTGTATGGATCTTTTTCAATGTGAAACTGCAATTATTCTGAAATGGTCTGAAAATCATTATTAAACATCAAGTGAATCTAGTAAAACTTTTAAACAGATgaataataaaagaatatttctaCCACCACAGTGAATATCTGAAAGGCTTGGCTAAAATAGCTTATTAACACTACTTCTCAAGAGGGTGATGTATGTACCATCATTTTAATACTAAATTCTTTGCATGAGTTTAATATCCAAGTgatataaaacagaaaacaagtatTATCACTGACAAACacttttttctattactttttaatTGTCCTATTTAAAACTAAGAAATAGAACtaataatttctttctaatgttGACAGTTATTaacagcagatttttattttcatgaagttTTTGTATCACATATAAGAATCTTTGAAAATAAGAAACGTTCACAGGACTGTCAGTGTATTCTACCACTCAGATACCATACATACGGAGATCGGATATCATACCTATGAAGACAGGGCGTTCTAgagataaagcaaagaaaaatcagactGCTTTACAGTTTTTAAGCCTCTGCTACTTAGCAttcaagtttaaaataaaactgtttttctgtccACCCATATTGAATATTGAAGGATCTGTAGATGGTACAGTGTATGTACAGCTGAAATTCTTGAAAGTGtgaaaagagcaaaataataaTCAAGGTAATGCTTTTACTATGTCAACAATCAGCCTAAATCAGATACAAATCAGTATAAGTAAACTACTTTATTTCAGATATAAACATTCACAAAAAGAATGAGTGATACTTGCTATATTGATAATGGGCAACGAATCAAATTCAAGTACAGTACTTCACAACAGACTAAATTAATTTTAGATATTTCTCACTGAAATGTCGGGTACTGTTCATAGCATGTGATCATGTAGATATTCCTTATATTTTACAGTAACTGATGCTAAAAGTGCGTGTAGCAGCAATACACACATTATGAAAACTAGCAAGGATAACAGCTACAGCTGTTTCCTGAACAGGAGCTATTCCTGCTTCCACTGAAAGTAATAGcaaaactttatttaaatagGAGTTGAATTGGATTATAAAAGCATTTTAGCTGACATGTATATTCTCTGTCATCTGCTCTTAAACTTAGTCCACCAAAGGCCTTACACAAAGTTCAGAGAAATAAATGAGAATCTATTTGTGGATTTAGATTTGGCTTGTAAGCCTTTGATTCCTATACTTCATGCTTTCATAGATGTCCAGTTTTCTCTACTGGCCAGCAAGAAGTCCTGGGTCTTGTCTCCTGCCTGAGAACACTCTTCCCTTGCAAGAAGTTGTTTAATTGTTTAAATTTTTCTAGGAAAATTATGCAACTCAAGCCTGCAAATGATTGTCTCCATAAATTCAGATCTGCAATAGGAATGAACATTATGGTTTTGACTCTTAACTCAGAACAAGAGCTCTCTATCACTTACTTAAGTACCATGCTATTGAACACAATGCCATCCAGTAATGACATGgatcaaaaccagatttttgcTCTGCAGGAAAAACCTTGGGGGTATTTTTCTTCTGCGTAAAATACGTCACTCATTGGTGGGAAAAAGCTGTGTTAATGGTAGATGCTAAAACTTTTCCTTACTGTAGAGCCAGCAATGACACATACACAGGAAAGCACCATCACTTTTCTAGCTTCATCTTTCTAGGAATCACACTATTAATACAATAGCTGAGacaattttattacttttttcccctgcttcctAAAGTAAAGTCAACATTACCACATGAAACATTCCTAATGATGTTATGTTCTATATGAAATGATGTCAACTGAACAATAGCCAGGTTAAAGTCATTCCCATATGGACAAAGCTTTTTCTCTGACATACTGCCAGATGAAGATTTAAATTATAGACAGGGTGTAACAGtatacatttaaatacaaaaaacaGAAAGCACGTAAACATGAAGTATTAGAAACATGGTCTGAAGAAACCAGTCTGAATTTACAGGAGGTAATGAAAGGATAAAGAGAAGGGTAgcgaaaaagagaaaagggaaagcagacaATCAAAATGCCCCTATGCCTCTGCCTATGCTAGGCAGTTTTGATACAAAAAGTCATTTAAATGGGGTTTTTTGACAGCTATCTGGTGCAGAGATTTGAGGTGGCACCTTGTTTCTCCCTAGAATTGAAATTGCTGTAACACTATTTCCTGTGTAGAAGTCTCTCCAATCCAAGTTCTGTATGCCACATCAGTCTGGGTAaaaattttgtttacttttaaatggaaattatgtCTATTCTAACATTATCTGTTCTTCCACCAGTTATACAAATAATGCAGAGAGACTGTGCCGATCATTACACAGCAGGCAGAAGGAGTAACGGAATCTACAGGATTAGCCCTGACCCCAGAAATGACAGCTTTGAAGTTTACTGTGACATGCAAACACATGGAGGTGGCTGGACAGTGCTGCAACGGCGTCAGGATGGCAGCACTAACTTTAACAGAACCTGGAATGACTACAAAAATGGCTTTGGAAACCTCAGCAGAGAGTTCTGGCTGGGGAATGACAAGATTCACCTCCTGACAAAGAGCCAGGAAATGCAACTCAGAATTGAACTTGAAGATTTCAATGGTATCAGAGAGTATGCAAAATACGAACACTTCTATGTGGCCAACGAATACCTAAAGTACCGTCTAAGTGTTCATGGCTACAGTGGCACAGCAGGAGATGCCCTTCACTACAGCAAGCATTACAACCATGATCAAAAGTTCTTTACAACTCCAGACAAGGACAATGATAGGTATCCGTCAGGAAACTGTGGAGCATACTACAGCTCTGGCTGGTGGTTCGATGCGTGTTTGTCTGCCAACCTCAATGGCAAGTACTACCACAAGAAATACAAAGGTGTTCGCAATGGCATTTTCTGGGGTACATGGCATGGTATTTCTGATGATATTCCCAGTGGATATAGGCAAGCCTTTAAATCAGTAAAAATCATGATCAGACCCAAAAGTTTTGTGCAGTAATTCTACACCTTTCTCCCAACTAGTTTGCATTGGATTGCACTCAAAATCATACTTACTCAGTATTATACTCAGAATTCAAGTATTCAGTTATGTTTGGCATAAAATAGTTCTAG
Above is a window of Larus michahellis chromosome 1, bLarMic1.1, whole genome shotgun sequence DNA encoding:
- the FGL2 gene encoding fibroleukin, which produces MQALPPISKNSVGSLITHRLQAALIKLFHFCILPHTASFSAKMKLLIYLVLLKTALLALTNVFAVVLENEEEAKEGKATETCPIKLKTNRKCDEGEDCPYQINLPPMTMQLPKEFRLLEKTLKEVQTLKEAVNKLKKCCQDCKLQADDNQERESSNEFLLPNAETPAENSRIQDNRVKELQSKVNRMATSLKNAKNQIQTLQGRLEKMSLINMNNVEHYVDSKVANLTFVVNSLDNKCSSKCPAMQPRPVIQIMQRDCADHYTAGRRSNGIYRISPDPRNDSFEVYCDMQTHGGGWTVLQRRQDGSTNFNRTWNDYKNGFGNLSREFWLGNDKIHLLTKSQEMQLRIELEDFNGIREYAKYEHFYVANEYLKYRLSVHGYSGTAGDALHYSKHYNHDQKFFTTPDKDNDRYPSGNCGAYYSSGWWFDACLSANLNGKYYHKKYKGVRNGIFWGTWHGISDDIPSGYRQAFKSVKIMIRPKSFVQ